The DNA segment GTCGACGCCGAAGCGCAGGCAGTGGACTGTGTTCCCTCTCCACACGGTCTCGATGCCGTGAGTCGGTTCGCGAGCACGGACGGCGAGACCGTGCTGTCGCTCGCGCAGTGGGAGAGCGCCCTGCCGTAGGACGCCTTCGTGCGTGACGGTGCCTGCACCGCGCCCTTGGCCGGTCCGCGCCCGGCTACCGGCTGTACCACAGCCTTGCCGAGCGGGACGGAACCCACGTCCCGGGTTGCCTGATCACCGCCGTTTTCGACGTCGACGGACCCGAGCGGCAGCGCTCCTTCACCGATGCGGTGCTCGCCGCCCAGCCGGAGGAGGGCGGACATCCCGGCACGGTCTCAGTCCGCTTCCTGCACAGCACCGACGGCAGCCGCGTACTGCCGTACACGGAGTGGACCGGCGTCGAGGCGCACCAGGAGGCCACCGAGGCCGGTGACCACGACAAAGGGCACGAGATCTTCTCCGGCACGCCCGGAGTGCGCCTCACCCACGGCGGACGCCGGCATCTGTGCCACGCTCTGCGACTCACCGAGGGGTGAACGGCCGGTCCCCACCGGGCACATCCAGGGCACACGCACCTGGAAAACGTGGACGACTGGCTGGAACGGCTCGGCGGGCCGGACGGCCCCGGCCGTTATCGCCGGTACGCGCTCCTCAGCCTCGGCTACTTCACCGTGTTCGAGGTCGGACTGTGGGCACTGGGTGGCGCGGTCGGGTAGCAGTCGGGTACCGGTACGGCCACGGTGGTGTCCGTGGCCGCGCCGGCCTCGGCGTCCCGTTGTTCCCGCTCTGCCTCACCGGCACCCCGCGGCCGGTGAACACCCCGGCCGACGCACTGGAGGCCACCCGCTCACGGGAAGCCCGAAAACCCGGGGACGATCCCGCCCCCACCGTCCGATACTCGGCGCATGCGTACGCACATCCGGCCCCCCGCCCCCGACGAGTTGTCCGCCCTCCAGGACATCGAACGGGCCGCCGGCGCCCCCTTCCGCGCCCTGGGCATGCCGGAGATCGCCGACGACGAACCGCCCGCCCTCACCATCCTCGAGCGCCACCGGCGGGCGGGCCACTGCTGGGTCGCCGCCGACGAACGGGACCGGCCCGTCGCGTACCTGATCGCCGAGCCGGTGGACGACGCGTTGCATGTCGAACAGGTCTCGGTGCACCCGCGCGCCGCCCACCGGGGCGTGGGCCGGTCCCTGATCGCCCACGCCGCCGGGCGGGCCCGCGCGCAGGGCCTGACCGCCCTGACCCTGACCACCTTCGCCGACGTCCCGTGGAACGCCCCGTACTACGCCCGCCTCGGCTTTTGGACGCTGGCCGAGACCGAGCTCACGCCCGGCCTGCGCCGGATCCGCGCCGAGGAGGGCGAGCACGGGCTCGACCGGTGGCCGCGCGTATGCATGTCCGCACTCGTCGGACAGCCGTGACTTCCCGCTCGGCCCTCTTGAACCCTCGGCCCTCCCCGTCCTCCCCGTCCTCCCCGTCGTACCGCTTCCGCGGTTCCACCTTGCGCACCTCTCCCGGGACCGTCGTGGGGAAGGAGTCCAGGATCTGGGGACGGCTCGGGATCCTGTAGTGGGCCGGCCGGTGCAGAAGGCACGCAGGTCCTCCGGGGCGACCAGGTCGCGGGGGTCCCCGGAAAGTCCTCCTCGCGGTACCCGGCGTCGGATCCCGCCGCCGTGGCCTCGCGCAGCCCGATGCGGCGGATCTTGCCGGAAACGGTCTTGGGCAGGCCCCCGAACTCCAGCCGGCGGATCCGCTTGTAGGGGGCGAGTGCCTTGCGGGAGTGTCCGAAGAGTTCCCTCGCGGTGTCCGGGTCTTGCCGGGCGGCTCTCTCCCGTCGTCCGGTCCGTGGCGCAGGTTCCACCTACCCCGAAAGGGGGGCGGGGCTCACTCGGGAACCCCGACGAAGGGCGAACAGGTGACAACCGGCCCGACGAACTGCTCCGCGTCGCGGCGGATCAACCGTGCG comes from the Streptomyces sp. KMM 9044 genome and includes:
- a CDS encoding GNAT family N-acetyltransferase produces the protein MRTHIRPPAPDELSALQDIERAAGAPFRALGMPEIADDEPPALTILERHRRAGHCWVAADERDRPVAYLIAEPVDDALHVEQVSVHPRAAHRGVGRSLIAHAAGRARAQGLTALTLTTFADVPWNAPYYARLGFWTLAETELTPGLRRIRAEEGEHGLDRWPRVCMSALVGQP